In Chloroflexota bacterium, the genomic window TTCACCTCGGGTCTCAGGCGCCGCACACGCCCGGCTTCCATGCATGTCGCAGCCCTCTTGAAGACGGACGCTGATAAGCTTCTCGACGTGATGCCGGAGGCGCACAGCGAGACGTTCGAAGCCCTGAGTGCTCTGCAACGCCACATAGCAGCGGTACTCGCCGAGGCGGCCAGACGCTGGGGCATGCCCACCGCATCGTCGGGTGGCTCGCCTACAGTTGCCTCAGGAGTGCCCGCCCATGCGTAGGCCGGCTCCTAGGCGCGAGGACCTTCCCCCTGACAACGCTGCCCGTATCGCAATTTACGACGCCGTCGTATCGTCGCTGCCGCACGAAGCGGATCGAACTGTCTCGTCCGACGACGTTTTCGCCAGTGTAGTTGGCCGTCTTCGGATTCTCGTCCCCCGAGAATTGCACCTTATGGGCGAAGAGGCATACTTTCGGGCGAAGCTCGCGGCGTGCATTGATAGTGGATTGCTCATGGTGGTCCGCCAGACTCCGCAACGTTTGGCCTTGGGCACCATAGCACCGAGAATCTCCTACCCAGATGGCAGCATCCGAGATTACCAAGCAGGTCTTGAGGCAGCGAAGGAGCGTCTGCAGGCTGACGACGAAAGACTCCGTGCCTCACGCTTCAACATCCACGACTTCGTTCCGTCCGTCTCGGAACGTCCGCAGTCCCTGGAATTCCAGCGGCTCGTGGCGTCTATGCGTGAGCACGGATTCCTGGAGCAGCATCCGGTCCTCCTTAGCGCCGATGGTAGTGTCATCGATGGTCGAGCGCGTGTTAGAGCAGCTAAGACCGCAGACATTCAAGTTAAGCAGGCCACGGTGCCCGGCCGTCGTGACACGGCCCTCTACCGAGCGCTGCTGGTGCTGGACGCCAACGGTACACGACTCACGGAAGACGTTCATACGCGAGCCTGTGAAGCCATCGCCGAACGGACGCGTGCATGGAACGAAATTGAGAGTGATCTGGAACTCACTCGCGCATGGCGATTGGCACCTCCCCGTGCCTATAAGGCGCAATTCGAGGTCCGGAAGGTCCGATACCGTCCGGACGACGCCGCCGCCATCATCCAGGTGACCAAGGATGGCGACAAGGTGATGGTGCGGTCACTCCTTGAGGCGGCCGGCCTCGCGAGCTACAAGTACGGCACCGAGCTCGCCCCCTACGTCGCGAGGGAAGATGCACGTACGCCCTACACCACTGGGCGCGCAGCGGTCTTCGTTAGAGTTAGCGATGCGATCACCGGAATCCGCGCCATGCAGCGAGATCGGCGCACGAAGCACCTGAAGGTCGATCCTCAATGGGAGCATGTACGCAAGTGGCTCGTCTCCTTCGCCGCCCGCTCCTCGAAGACCCGCGAGGAGAGCCCGCTCGGCGACTGGGCCCAAGATACTGCCACGGTGGGCTCAGCGCGATAGGGTAGCGCCCCTCCCGCTCGCCGGTCGGGGCCACGCCGGCATATCACCGGTTTGGCCCAGGAGCGGCTACACTGTCGCGGATGTTCGGGCGAACCGCACCATGATCCGCGACATCAAGCCAGCGTCGCCTGTCCGGAGGTTGAGGCGGAACTTCTCGGAAGAAGAGGTGGAGAGGCGTTTCAGCATATCGGCGGTTGCGCCTGTGGTCGGCATGAGCAGAGCCTACATAGTTCGTGCGCTCGGATACCGACCAGGATCACGACCCGCAACTATTTCGTTAACACAAGTCCTCGAGTTGCTCGACGTGGATGGCTACCAGGAGACGTTTGTTCCTCGAAGCCTGGTGCCGGACTACCTCCTTGGCCTGGGGACGACGACAGCGCAGCCGCCGCTCGACACACGGGAGACCGCCACCCTCCTCGCTGGCGACGCCCGGGCGTTACTTCCGGCACTACCAGCTGGGTCTGTTCAGTGTGTCGTGACGTCCTCACCCTACTGGGGTATGCGCGTGTACGAGACGCATCGCGATATTGCCTGGGCCGATGGTGAGCGCTGTCCATATGGATTCGAGCAAACGCCAGAGGGCTTCATCCGCCACACCGTCGAGTTGCTCCACCTTCTCAGGCCGGCGATGAGCCTGACTGGATCAGTGTGGTGGAACCTTATGGACACCTACAATACGAGAACGCCGATTCGGGGCAGCTCACATGAGAAGCTGCGTGCTATGGGTGGGCAGTCCGACTATACGCTCGGCTGGACTGAACATCTTGCGTGCCGGCACAGCGCGGGCCACATGTATCTAGAGGACGGTGAGCAAAGCTCAATCCCAGGACGTGTCGCTGAGCGAGCGTCGCGCATAGGCTACTGGCTGAAGAGCCTGATCACCTGGAATAAGAACTCCACGCCAGAACCGGTTCGTAGCCGAGTTACTCGGCATGCCGAGTACATTCTTCACCTATCTGTCCGCCGAGCACCCGTATTCAAAAGAGCGGAGTGGCAACGTCTTCCACGCCGGTTGGGCGGCCCAAACCCGCCTTTTGAGTCCGTGAAGAAGCTAACAGACATTTGGTGGCTGCCAACAGGGACAGGCCAGAACGGCCATGGAGCGGAGTTTCCCATCGCACTTCCTGCGCGTTGTATCTCGCTATCAACGAAGAAGGGTGACCTAGTCTTAGACCCGTTTGTCGGCGGCGGGACCACAGCGATAGCCGCCGCCGAACTGGGCCGCCGGTTCGTAGGTTTCGACATCAGTCGGACGTACGTTGCGAGAGCCAAAGAGCGTCTGGAGCTTGTTTGAGCTGCAATACAGGACGGGCACCCAAATGGCGCACAGGAGTTGCTCCCGATAGCGATGAATACGAACAGTCACAAGGCTCGGCGTGGGCGGAGAGGCCGACTAGATCTTCCAGGGGGATCTAGCGCTCCAGCCGCGACCACCCTGGCGAGATAGCGATCACCGAGGCCCGCTCGTCGATCCACTGGCGCAAGGCGTCGCGCGGAATCCGCACCACGCGCCCGATCCTGACGACAGGTAACTCTCCCGAGCGAACGAGCTCGTACGTCCGGGTCCTGCCGAGTTGCAGCTCCGCCTCCACGTCCTTGACGGTGAGAAGCATCGGCATTGCGTCCAGGGACATCAGCTCCGACGCGTGCGTGGTGTCGGTCATGACCGCTCCCCCGCACCCTCGGGCAGTGCCAGCCGGCGCTGCCGCTTGTCGTCGACGACGTCGCGGTAGCGCACCCCGCGCCGGACCAGGTAGCGCTGCGCTGCGGGAACGGTCCTTGCCATGGCGCCACCCAGGTCGTGGGCCGACCCCATCGCCTCCAGCGAGCTCGCATACCCGACGAACCCGCGCACCAGGCGTAGCTCGTCGGCGGCGCGCCGGTGCTCACGTACGAGCGGCGACGTCGGCGATCCCATCTGCGCATCGCGGAGCCGCGCCCACGCGCCTGCCTCGGGCGACCGCGCGCGCCGCACGTGCTTCGCGGGCTGCCGCAGCGAGAGCCAGCGCATGCCGTAGCCCCAGAGCCCTTGCCGCGCCGTCAGTGCGTCGCCAACGCCCGCGATGTCGAAGCGTGCCAGAGCCCCACGCCGAAACTGGTACTCCACGCGCCACAC contains:
- a CDS encoding site-specific DNA-methyltransferase yields the protein MIRDIKPASPVRRLRRNFSEEEVERRFSISAVAPVVGMSRAYIVRALGYRPGSRPATISLTQVLELLDVDGYQETFVPRSLVPDYLLGLGTTTAQPPLDTRETATLLAGDARALLPALPAGSVQCVVTSSPYWGMRVYETHRDIAWADGERCPYGFEQTPEGFIRHTVELLHLLRPAMSLTGSVWWNLMDTYNTRTPIRGSSHEKLRAMGGQSDYTLGWTEHLACRHSAGHMYLEDGEQSSIPGRVAERASRIGYWLKSLITWNKNSTPEPVRSRVTRHAEYILHLSVRRAPVFKRAEWQRLPRRLGGPNPPFESVKKLTDIWWLPTGTGQNGHGAEFPIALPARCISLSTKKGDLVLDPFVGGGTTAIAAAELGRRFVGFDISRTYVARAKERLELV
- a CDS encoding helix-turn-helix domain-containing protein, which codes for MTDTTHASELMSLDAMPMLLTVKDVEAELQLGRTRTYELVRSGELPVVRIGRVVRIPRDALRQWIDERASVIAISPGWSRLER